Proteins co-encoded in one Arachis hypogaea cultivar Tifrunner chromosome 13, arahy.Tifrunner.gnm2.J5K5, whole genome shotgun sequence genomic window:
- the LOC112733488 gene encoding uncharacterized protein, whose product MSATKSSSRKRVSEPDCSKSDKKNRSTTDNLDFDFDLSDDIKGIVSALHLIRDKAQKDGQKKNEETISSVAPEIKAMIEELRSKLEKDRLTFAKALSKSSKECESALKNETSKFQALHEKFSKDKAASLQALKDIISKFEEEKAKLFLRYEQLRKKEKSIISEQEKACSDKIAQLEESLKKKKQDDKTFSILRKTLGSFLESTSDDDFPPDDEE is encoded by the exons ATGTCTGCAACCAAATCCAGCTCCAGGAAGCGAGTATCCGAACCCGACTGCAGCAAATCCGACAAGAAGAACCGATCAACCACAGACAATCTCGATTTCGATTTCGATCTCTCTGA TGATATCAAAGGAATCGTGTCGGCGCTGCACCTTATTAGAGACAAGGCTCAGAAGGATGGCCAGAAGAAGAACGAAGAAACTATTTCGAG TGTGGCTCCTGAGATAAAGGCTATGATTGAGGAATTGAGGTCCAAATTAGAGAAGGACAG GCTAACTTTTGCTAAAGCACTTTCAAAGAGCTCTAAAGAG TGTGAGAGTGCTTTGAAGAATGAAACATCCAAGTTTCAAGCACTTCATGAAAAATTTTCCAAGGACAAAGCTGCTTCTTTACAGGCCTTGAAAG ATATTATCTCCAAATTTGAAGAGGAAAAGGCGAAGCTATTCCTAAGATATGAACAACTAA GGAAGAAGGAAAAGAGTATTATATCTGAACAAGAAAAGGCATGCAGTGATAAAATTGCCCAGCTGGAAGAGTcgctgaaaaagaagaaacag GACGATAAAACTTTCAGCATTTTAAGGAAAACTCTAGGCTCATTCTTGGAAAGTACCTCGGATGATGATTTCCCTCCTGATGACGAGGAGTGA
- the LOC112733489 gene encoding protein LOL2 isoform X1, with amino-acid sequence MMQLDEIKTQREVGEDDDGPPPGWQPIHTPPPQPPPQSQSRSRSPPRCPSNLGQIVCGSCHRLLAYQRGAKHVQCVSCQTVNIVLEADQVGQVKCGGCAVLLMYPYGAPQVRCSSCRFVTEIGAHNKRPPWSEQQRKPTLPKTAC; translated from the exons ATGATGCAGCTTGATGAAATCAAGACACAGCGAGAAGTAGGAGAAGACGACGATGGCCCGCCACCGGGTTGGCAACCCATCCATACGCCACCGCCACAACCGCCTCCACAGTCACAGTCACGGTCACGGTCACCACCTCGATGTCCATCCA ATTTGGGTCAAATAGTTTGTGGGTCTTGCCATCGCCTGCTTGCATATCAGCGAGGTGCCAAACATGTCCAATGTGTGAGCTGTCAGACAGTTAACATTGTATTAGAGG CTGATCAGGTTGGACAAGTTAAGTGTGGGGGCTGTGCAGTATTGCTAATGTACCCATATGGTGCTCCACAAGTTAGGTGTTCCTCATGTCGATTTGTGACAGAAATTGGG GCACACAACAAGCGACCTCCATGGTCTGAACAACAAAGGAAACCAACCCTACCTAAAACTGCTTGTTAG
- the LOC112733489 gene encoding uncharacterized protein isoform X2, which translates to MMQLDEIKTQREVGEDDDGPPPGWQPIHTPPPQPPPQSQSRSRSPPRCPSTDQVGQVKCGGCAVLLMYPYGAPQVRCSSCRFVTEIGAHNKRPPWSEQQRKPTLPKTAC; encoded by the exons ATGATGCAGCTTGATGAAATCAAGACACAGCGAGAAGTAGGAGAAGACGACGATGGCCCGCCACCGGGTTGGCAACCCATCCATACGCCACCGCCACAACCGCCTCCACAGTCACAGTCACGGTCACGGTCACCACCTCGATGTCCATCCA CTGATCAGGTTGGACAAGTTAAGTGTGGGGGCTGTGCAGTATTGCTAATGTACCCATATGGTGCTCCACAAGTTAGGTGTTCCTCATGTCGATTTGTGACAGAAATTGGG GCACACAACAAGCGACCTCCATGGTCTGAACAACAAAGGAAACCAACCCTACCTAAAACTGCTTGTTAG
- the LOC112733490 gene encoding CASP-like protein 1C2 produces MTKSKRVLISLILRLLAFGATVAAVVVMVTSHDSAQVLNLTFTAKYSNEPAFKYFVIAEGIASAYSLIVLFTSSQNSLRRLLLILDLVIAMLLSSSISAAVAIAHVGKKGNNHAGWLPICGQVPKFCDHVSGALVAGFIAAILYLLIVLSSMHFILNPLFL; encoded by the exons ATGACAAAGAGCAAGAGAGTCCTCATCTCTCTTATCCTCAGGCTGCTGGCCTTTGGGGCAACTGTGGCAGCAGTGGTGGTTATGGTGACAAGCCATGACTCTGCTCAGGTCCTCAACCTAACCTTCACTGCAAAATATAGCAACGAACCTGCTTTCAA GTACTTTGTGATAGCAGAAGGCATAGCAAGTGCATACAGCCTCATTGTTCTCTTCACATCTTCCCAAAATTCACTTAGGCGTTTGCTTCTCATCTTAGATTTG GTGATAGCAATGTTACTGTCTTCGAGCATTTCAGCAGCAGTGGCAATAGCTCATGTGGGGAAGAAAGGCAACAATCATGCAGGGTGGCTACCTATCTGTGGACAAGTTCCTAAATTTTGTGACCATGTCAGTGGAGCTCTCGTTGCCGGTTTTATTGCAGCTATATTGTACTTATTAATCGTGTTATCTTCTATGCACTTTATACTTAACCCTCTCTTCCTGTAA
- the LOC112733491 gene encoding pentatricopeptide repeat-containing protein At2g33760-like → MEAKHKIQIAECPPKSAEYEALLRAGPRLKPLRQVHAHLIVTGCHRSRALLTKLLTLSCAAGYIAYTRRLLTTVHDPDSFLFNSLIKASSKFRFSLDAVIFYRLMLLSHVLPSTYTFTSVVKACADLSALRLGRVVHSHVLACGYGSDSFVQAAIVAFYSKCGALGVARRVFDEMPQRSVVAWNSMISGYEQNGAANEALVMFRKMRECGVDPDSATFVGVLSACSQLGSLELGCWVHDYIVNNGVRVNVVLATSLINMFSRCGDVTRARAVFDSMNEGNVIAWTAMISGYGMHGYGIQAMEIFHRMKACHLVPNRVTFVAVLSACAHAGLVDEGRRAFTSMRQEYGLVPGVEHHVCMVDMLGRAGLLSEAYQFIKELSLEELVPAVWTAMLGGCKMHKNFDLGVEAAEHLISLEPENPGHYVLLSNMYALAGRMDRVESVRNVMIQRGLKKQVGYSTIDVNSKSFLFSMGDKSHPETNEIYQYLDELMWRCKEAGYAPVPESAMHELEEEEREYALRYHSEKLAVAFGLMKTSHGTTLRIVKNLRICEDCHSAIKFISVVTNREIIIRDKLRFHHFREGSCSCLDYW, encoded by the coding sequence ATGGAAGCGAAGCACAAAATCCAAATCGCAGAATGCCCGCCAAAATCTGCAGAGTACGAAGCACTGTTACGCGCGGGGCCACGTCTGAAACCTCTCCGGCAAGTCCACGCTCACCTCATCGTCACCGGCTGCCACCGTAGCCGAGCCCTCCTCACCAAGCTCCTCACTTTATCTTGCGCCGCCGGTTACATCGCCTACACTCGTCGCCTCCTAACCACTGTCCACGACCCAGATTCTTTCCTCTTCAATTCCCTCATCAAGGCTTCTTCCAAGTTCCGTTTCTCCCTCGACGCCGTCATCTTCTACCGCCTCATGCTCCTCTCCCACGTTCTACCTTCTACTTATACCTTCACCTCTGTCGTCAAGGCCTGCGCCGATCTTTCTGCCCTGAGACTCGGCAGGGTTGTTCATTCCCATGTTTTGGCTTGTGGGTATGGCTCGGATTCGTTCGTGCAGGCAGCAATCGTTGCGTTCTATTCGAAATGTGGTGCATTGGGTGTTGCAAGGAGAGTGTTCGACGAAATGCCTCAGAGAAGTGTTGTTGCTTGGAACTCGATGATTTCGGGGTATGAGCAGAATGGGGCTGCCAATGAAGCCTTGGTGATGTTTAGGAAGATGCGTGAGTGTGGGGTTGATCCTGATTCCGCGACTTTCGTTGGTGTTTTATCTGCTTGCTCTCAACTAGGTTCACTTGAACTGGGGTGCTGGGTGCATGATTATATTGTTAACAATGGGGTTCGTGTGAATGTGGTTCTTGCTACCTCGTTGATAAACATGTTCTCGCGGTGTGGTGATGTGACGAGAGCACGTGCTGTGTTTGATTCGATGAATGAGGGGAATGTTATTGCTTGGACAGCTATGATATCTGGGTATGGCATGCATGGTTATGGTATTCAAGCAATGGAGATTTTTCACAGGATGAAAGCATGTCATTTGGTTCCAAACAGGGTCACTTTTGTTGCTGTCTTATCTGCATGTGCTCATGCAGGCCTTGTAGATGAAGGTCGCCGAGCATTCACAAGCATGAGACAAGAATATGGTCTTGTTCCAGGGGTAGAACACCATGTTTGTATGGTTGACATGCTTGGGAGAGCTGGTTTGCTTAGTGAAGCGTACCAGTTCATCAAGGAACTTAGTCTTGAGGAGCTTGTTCCAGCTGTCTGGACCGCGATGCTTGGGGGTTGCAAGATGCATAAAAATTTTGATCTTGGTGTGGAAGCGGCTGAACATCTCATCTCACTGGAGCCAGAGAACCCTGGCCATTATGTATTGCTTTCTAACATGTATGCATTGGCAGGAAGGATGGATAGAGTGGAATCAGTTCGAAATGTTATGATCCAAAGAGGCCTTAAGAAGCAAGTAGGCTATAGTACTATTGATGTCAACAGCAAAAGCTTTCTTTTTAGTATGGGTGATAAGTCCCACCCTGAGACCAATGAAATTTATCAGtatcttgatgaattaatgtgGAGGTGCAAGGAAGCGGGTTACGCACCTGTTCCTGAATCCGCGATGCATGAgttggaagaagaagagagggagtatGCCCTCAGATACCATAGTGAGAAGCTTGCCGTGGCATTTGGGCTGATGAAAACTAGCCATGGAACGACTTTAAGGATCGTTAAGAACCTTAGGATATGTGAAGATTGTCATTCAGCAATTAAGTTCATCTCTGTTGTAACAAATAGAGAGATAATCATTCGGGACAAGCTTCGTTTCCATCATTTTAGAGAAGGCTCGTGCTCTTGTTTAGATTATTGGTGA
- the LOC112733493 gene encoding uncharacterized protein: MATQILILKRFPITTKPLSLSFSYSSSSEDVVETAICILTHNRSKSRWTTLHSLYPNGFSPIQFSRIALGIKNKPHLALHFFQWTKSKSLCNHNLHSYSTIIHLLARARLKTHAQEAITVAIRASLNHEHSSLDSPPLKLFEHLIKTYRLCDSAPFVFDLLIRSCLESNKLEPSIQIVRMLMSRGNIPKVCTLNSLLSRVCKLQGFDAGHGIYREFFGLVEVNDKILKRGFGFRVSPNAHTYNVLMLRCYQDGLMRKVEEIWNEMGTSNCAPNAYSYTLLMAAFCDEGRMVDAERLWEEMENKKMELDVVCYNTIIGGFCKIGDVGRAEEFFTKMQLGGIDSTNATYEHFVKAYCSVGDVDSAVLVYNDMCRMGFRPCASILDMMVVLLCDKCRVEEAIEFLGNAVCRYDLVPKEKSYEVLIKGLCSEGKMEKALKLQAEMVGIGHHQPNLEIYSAFVDGYTRQGKDEMAESLRKEMVQTQMQSFRK, encoded by the coding sequence ATGGCGACTCAAATCCTCATATTAAAACGCTTCCCAATAACCACGAAACCTCTATCTCTCTCCTTCTCATATTCTTCATCCTCCGAGGATGTGGTAGAAACCGCCATATGCATCCTCACCCACAACCGGTCCAAATCCCGTTGGACCACCCTCCACTCCCTTTACCCCAACGGCTTTAGCCCCATCCAATTTTCCCGAATTGCCCTCGGCATAAAGAACAAACCCCACCTCGCCCTCCATTTTTTCCAATGGACCAAATCCAAATCACTTTGCAACCACAACCTTCACTCTTACTCCACCATCATCCACCTTCTCGCACGTGCCCGCCTCAAAACTCATGCACAAGAAGCCATCACTGTTGCCATTCGGGCCTCCCTAAACCACGAACATTCTAGTTTAGATTCGCCACCTTTGAAGCTCTTTGAGCACCTTATCAAGACCTACCGGCTCTGTGATTCTGCCCCCTTCGTCTTCGACTTGTTGATTCGCTCTTGTTTGGAGTCCAATAAGCTTGAACCTTCGATTCAGATCGTTAGAATGTTAATGTCCCGCGGGAACATTCCCAAAGTTTGCACATTGAACAGTTTGCTTTCTAGGGTTTGCAAGCTTCAAGGTTTTGATGCTGGCCATGGGATTTATAGGGAGTTTTTTGGGTTGGTTGAGGTAAACGACAAGATTTTGAAAAGGGGTTTTGGTTTTAGGGTATCCCCTAATGCACATACCTATAATGTATTGATGCTACGTTGTTATCAGGATGGTTTGATGAGGAAAGTTGAAGAAATTTGGAATGAGATGGGTACATCGAATTGTGCACCCAATGCATATAGCTACACTCTATTGATGGCTGCTTTTTGTGATGAAGGAAGAATGGTGGATGCTGAGAGGTTGTGGGAAGAAATGGAGAATAAAAAAATGGAACTTGATGTTGTTTGTTATAATACTATCATTGGTGGGTTTTGCAAAATTGGAGATGTTGGTAGAGCTGAGGAGTTTTTCACAAAGATGCAATTGGGTGGTATTGACAGCACTAATGCAACTTATGAGCATTTTGTTAAGGCATATTGCAGTGTTGGGGATGTTGATTCAGCTGTTCTTGTATATAATGATATGTGTAGGATGGGATTTAGGCCTTGTGCATCGATCCTTGACATGATGGTTGTGTTACTTTGTGATAAGTGTAGGGTTGAAGAAGCAATTGAGTTTCTTGGGAATGCAGTTTGTAGATATGATTTGGTTCCCAAAGAGAAGAGTTATGAGGTGTTGATAAAGGGGTTGTGTTCTGAAGGGAAAATGGAAAAAGCTTTGAAGCTTCAAGCAGAGATGGTAGGAATAGGGCATCATCAACCAAATTTAGAGATATATAGTGCTTTTGTTGATGGGTACACTAGGCAAGGGAAGGATGAAATGGCAGAAAGTTTGAGGAAGGAAATGGTGCAAACACAGATGCAGAGTTTCAGAAAATAG
- the LOC112733494 gene encoding probable ubiquitin-conjugating enzyme E2 24 isoform X2: protein MDALVSDSDWETNSESNSEYQEDIDFLYGGQAQSILSSLEESIGKIDGFLSFERAFVHGDVVCSLADPSGQMGRVIGVDMFVDLENVQGKVYKNVNSKKLRRIRSVSEGDHVIKGSWLGRVHRVAEKVTVLMDDGVECDIIALEKEKLLPLTQNFPEDFPYPYYSGQRVKVKSPSGSKSARWLCGTWRDYQDEGTVCAVEAGLVYVKWLASVATDCSLNVNAPLCWQDSKNLTVLSCFSHANWQLGDWCMLSVAEQKEHIAPTTMVHKMARGYKRRNLDSRELFAIGKIKTKVDVVWQNGEHSIGLDPEELLPVNVINAHEFWPHQFVLEKGASYDPLKPNDQRWGVVRCVDALEHTVKVQWKAVSISNEDNFAGDKTEETVSAYELVEHPDYSFCFGDIVFAAQKQLGDQAGKDNGKSVTDLKAEATLEDGNQVHCVDEFPDNPFLCCVGNVTGFKDGNMEVNWANGFTTKVAPYEVFRIEKPEGSAVTSIPHETNVDELPQEMIEHRSLPSDKKGKDLLNSDGVREICEKQFGECSSFSLPRAAFELFSSIKDSIFQTLGATPLSGAVSSVPTYEEENGSDFLDNKDLETCNQCTHSHPVDKLQFIEEITPNPEVVKTHEHNDSPFSFHNNNSNQFQQFDIIENCSDHHFFGDGRALTLSQVKRGWAKKVQQEWNILEKNLPETIYVRVFEERMDLMRAAIVGASGTPYHDGMFFFDICFPPEYPNEPPMVHYKSGGLRLNPNLYESGRICLSLLNTWTGAGSEVWNPRSSTILQVLISLQALVLNEKPYFNEAGYDQQIGRAEGEKNSVSYNENAFLVTTKSMLYLLRNPPKHFEALLEEHFRKRSKHILLACKAYIEGAPIGCGFECAKTELENQKGTSTGFKIMLSKILPKLVEAFSDMGIDCSHFVEHQNSVPW from the exons GTTGTCTGCTCCTTGGCAGACCCATCTGGACAGATGGGAAGAGTCATTGGTGTTGATATGTTTGTGGATTTGGAAAATGTTCAGGGAAAGGTCTATAAAAACGTGAACTCCAAGAAACTTAGAAGGATTCGCTCTGTTTCGGAAGGTGATCATGTAATTAAGGGGTCATGGCTTGGTCGGGTTCATAGAGTGGCAGAGAAAGTTACAGTATTGATGGATGATGGAGTTGAATGTGATATCATTGCCTTGGAAAAAGAGAAGCTTTTACCACTGACTCAGAATTTCCCTGAAGATTTTCCATATCCATATTATTCAGGGCAGAGAGTGAAGGTTAAGTCCCCCAGTGGTTCAAAATCGGCCAGATGGCTATGTGGCACTTGGAGGGATTATCAAGATGAAGGCACTGTTTGTGCTGTGGAAGCAGGTCTGGTGTATGTTAAATGGCTTGCCTCGGTTGCCACAGATTGCAGTTTGAATGTGAATGCACCATTATGCTGGCAAGATTCGAAAAACTTGACCGTGCTGTCATGCTTTTCGCATGCAAACTGGCAGCTTGGTGATTGGTGCATGCTATCAGTTGCAGAACAGAAAGAACACATTGCTCCTACTACAATGGTGCATAAGATGGCAAGAGGATACAAGAGAAGAAACCTTGACTCTAGAGAGCTGTTTGCTATTGGGAAGATCAAGACCAAAGTTGATGTTGTGTGGCAAAATGGTGAGCATTCTATAGGACTAGATCCAGAGGAATTACTCCCTGTGAATGTCATAAATGCACATGAATTTTGGCCTCATCAGTTTGTGCTTGAAAAAGGTGCTTCTTATGATCCTCTTAAGCCTAATGATCAAAGATGGGGTGTTGTCCGATGTGTCGATGCATTGGAGCATACTGTTAAGGTACAATGGAAAGCTGTTTCCATTTCCAATGAAGATAATTTTGCTGGAGACAAAACGGAGGAAACTGTGAGCGCCTACGAACTTGTAGAGCACCCGGACTACTCCTTTTGTTTTGGTGATATTGTGTTCGCGGCTCAAAAACAGCTTGGGGACCAAGCTGGTAAAGATAATGGCAAGTCAGTGACTGACTTGAAGGCGGAGGCTACTCTTGAAGATGGGAACCAAGTTCATTGTGTAGATGAGTTCCCTGATAATCCTTTCCTGTGCTGTGTCGGGAATGTTACTGGTTTCAAAGATGGTAACATGGAGGTGAATTGGGCTAATGGTTTCACAACCAAG GTTGCACCTTATGAAGTTTTTCGAATTGAAAAACCTGAAGGTTCAGCTGTTACCTCCATTCCTCATGAAACTAATGTTGATGAGTTACCTCAAGAGATGATTGAACACAGAAGTCTACCCTCTGACAAGAAGGGAAAG GACTTGTTAAATAGTGATGGTGTTAGAGAGATTTGTGAAAAGCAATTCGGGGAGTGTAGCTCCTTTTCCCTTCCTCGAGCCGCCTTTGAACTTTTCTCCAGCATTAAAGACAGCATATTCCAGACACTTGGTGCAACACCCCTTTCAGGAGCAGTTTCCTCAGTACCCACATATGAAGAGGAGAATGGATCTGATTTTCTTGATAATAAAGATTTGGAAACTTGTAACCAATGCACTCACTCACATCCAGTGGATAAGTTGCAATTTATTGAAGAAATAACTCCAAATCCAGAAGTTGTCAAGACTCATGAACATAATGATTCTCCATTCTCTTTccacaacaataattcaaatcagTTTCAGCAATTTGATATAATAGAAAATTGCTCTGACCATCACTTCTTTGGTGATGGTCGAGCATTGACATTATCTCAG GTGAAAAGAGGCTGGGCAAAAAAGGTTCAGCAAGAATGGAACATCCTCGAGAAAAATCTTCCTG AAACTATTTATGTTCGTGTGTTTGAAGAAAGAATGGATCTCATGCGTGCAGCGATTGTTGGTGCATCCGGAACCCCGTATCATGACGGGATGTTCTTCTTTGATATATGTTTCCCTCCTGAGTATCCCAATGAACCACCT ATGGTGCACTACAAATCTGGTGGACTCCGCTTAAACCCTAACTTATATGAGTCCGGGAGAATCTGTCTGAGTCTCCTGAATACTTGGACTGGTGCAGGCTCTGAAGTTTGGAACCCCAGAAGCTCCACAATTCTACAAGTCCTTATCTCTCTGCAGGCCCTTGTCCTTAATGAGAAGCCTTATTTCAATGAGGCAGGATACGACCAACAAATCGGCAGAGCCGAGGGAGAGAAGAACTCTGTGAGTTATAATGAGAATGCCTTCCTTGTCACAACCAAATCAATGTTGTATCTGCTAAGAAATCCACCTAAG CATTTTGAGGCACTTTTGGAAGAACACTTCAGAAAACGGTCCAAACATATTCTTCTTGCATGTAAAGCATATATTGAAGGAGCTCCAATTGGGTGTGGTTTTGAATGTGCAAAAACTGAGCTTGAAAACCAGAAGGGGACTTCCACAGGGTTTAAAATTATGCTTTCTAAGATCCTCCCCAAGCTAGTAGAGGCCTTTTCTGATATGGGAATTGATTGCAGTCATTTTGTAGAGCACCAAAATTCAGTTCCCTGGTAA
- the LOC112733494 gene encoding probable ubiquitin-conjugating enzyme E2 24 isoform X1 translates to MTGIFFMDALVSDSDWETNSESNSEYQEDIDFLYGGQAQSILSSLEESIGKIDGFLSFERAFVHGDVVCSLADPSGQMGRVIGVDMFVDLENVQGKVYKNVNSKKLRRIRSVSEGDHVIKGSWLGRVHRVAEKVTVLMDDGVECDIIALEKEKLLPLTQNFPEDFPYPYYSGQRVKVKSPSGSKSARWLCGTWRDYQDEGTVCAVEAGLVYVKWLASVATDCSLNVNAPLCWQDSKNLTVLSCFSHANWQLGDWCMLSVAEQKEHIAPTTMVHKMARGYKRRNLDSRELFAIGKIKTKVDVVWQNGEHSIGLDPEELLPVNVINAHEFWPHQFVLEKGASYDPLKPNDQRWGVVRCVDALEHTVKVQWKAVSISNEDNFAGDKTEETVSAYELVEHPDYSFCFGDIVFAAQKQLGDQAGKDNGKSVTDLKAEATLEDGNQVHCVDEFPDNPFLCCVGNVTGFKDGNMEVNWANGFTTKVAPYEVFRIEKPEGSAVTSIPHETNVDELPQEMIEHRSLPSDKKGKDLLNSDGVREICEKQFGECSSFSLPRAAFELFSSIKDSIFQTLGATPLSGAVSSVPTYEEENGSDFLDNKDLETCNQCTHSHPVDKLQFIEEITPNPEVVKTHEHNDSPFSFHNNNSNQFQQFDIIENCSDHHFFGDGRALTLSQVKRGWAKKVQQEWNILEKNLPETIYVRVFEERMDLMRAAIVGASGTPYHDGMFFFDICFPPEYPNEPPMVHYKSGGLRLNPNLYESGRICLSLLNTWTGAGSEVWNPRSSTILQVLISLQALVLNEKPYFNEAGYDQQIGRAEGEKNSVSYNENAFLVTTKSMLYLLRNPPKHFEALLEEHFRKRSKHILLACKAYIEGAPIGCGFECAKTELENQKGTSTGFKIMLSKILPKLVEAFSDMGIDCSHFVEHQNSVPW, encoded by the exons GTTGTCTGCTCCTTGGCAGACCCATCTGGACAGATGGGAAGAGTCATTGGTGTTGATATGTTTGTGGATTTGGAAAATGTTCAGGGAAAGGTCTATAAAAACGTGAACTCCAAGAAACTTAGAAGGATTCGCTCTGTTTCGGAAGGTGATCATGTAATTAAGGGGTCATGGCTTGGTCGGGTTCATAGAGTGGCAGAGAAAGTTACAGTATTGATGGATGATGGAGTTGAATGTGATATCATTGCCTTGGAAAAAGAGAAGCTTTTACCACTGACTCAGAATTTCCCTGAAGATTTTCCATATCCATATTATTCAGGGCAGAGAGTGAAGGTTAAGTCCCCCAGTGGTTCAAAATCGGCCAGATGGCTATGTGGCACTTGGAGGGATTATCAAGATGAAGGCACTGTTTGTGCTGTGGAAGCAGGTCTGGTGTATGTTAAATGGCTTGCCTCGGTTGCCACAGATTGCAGTTTGAATGTGAATGCACCATTATGCTGGCAAGATTCGAAAAACTTGACCGTGCTGTCATGCTTTTCGCATGCAAACTGGCAGCTTGGTGATTGGTGCATGCTATCAGTTGCAGAACAGAAAGAACACATTGCTCCTACTACAATGGTGCATAAGATGGCAAGAGGATACAAGAGAAGAAACCTTGACTCTAGAGAGCTGTTTGCTATTGGGAAGATCAAGACCAAAGTTGATGTTGTGTGGCAAAATGGTGAGCATTCTATAGGACTAGATCCAGAGGAATTACTCCCTGTGAATGTCATAAATGCACATGAATTTTGGCCTCATCAGTTTGTGCTTGAAAAAGGTGCTTCTTATGATCCTCTTAAGCCTAATGATCAAAGATGGGGTGTTGTCCGATGTGTCGATGCATTGGAGCATACTGTTAAGGTACAATGGAAAGCTGTTTCCATTTCCAATGAAGATAATTTTGCTGGAGACAAAACGGAGGAAACTGTGAGCGCCTACGAACTTGTAGAGCACCCGGACTACTCCTTTTGTTTTGGTGATATTGTGTTCGCGGCTCAAAAACAGCTTGGGGACCAAGCTGGTAAAGATAATGGCAAGTCAGTGACTGACTTGAAGGCGGAGGCTACTCTTGAAGATGGGAACCAAGTTCATTGTGTAGATGAGTTCCCTGATAATCCTTTCCTGTGCTGTGTCGGGAATGTTACTGGTTTCAAAGATGGTAACATGGAGGTGAATTGGGCTAATGGTTTCACAACCAAG GTTGCACCTTATGAAGTTTTTCGAATTGAAAAACCTGAAGGTTCAGCTGTTACCTCCATTCCTCATGAAACTAATGTTGATGAGTTACCTCAAGAGATGATTGAACACAGAAGTCTACCCTCTGACAAGAAGGGAAAG GACTTGTTAAATAGTGATGGTGTTAGAGAGATTTGTGAAAAGCAATTCGGGGAGTGTAGCTCCTTTTCCCTTCCTCGAGCCGCCTTTGAACTTTTCTCCAGCATTAAAGACAGCATATTCCAGACACTTGGTGCAACACCCCTTTCAGGAGCAGTTTCCTCAGTACCCACATATGAAGAGGAGAATGGATCTGATTTTCTTGATAATAAAGATTTGGAAACTTGTAACCAATGCACTCACTCACATCCAGTGGATAAGTTGCAATTTATTGAAGAAATAACTCCAAATCCAGAAGTTGTCAAGACTCATGAACATAATGATTCTCCATTCTCTTTccacaacaataattcaaatcagTTTCAGCAATTTGATATAATAGAAAATTGCTCTGACCATCACTTCTTTGGTGATGGTCGAGCATTGACATTATCTCAG GTGAAAAGAGGCTGGGCAAAAAAGGTTCAGCAAGAATGGAACATCCTCGAGAAAAATCTTCCTG AAACTATTTATGTTCGTGTGTTTGAAGAAAGAATGGATCTCATGCGTGCAGCGATTGTTGGTGCATCCGGAACCCCGTATCATGACGGGATGTTCTTCTTTGATATATGTTTCCCTCCTGAGTATCCCAATGAACCACCT ATGGTGCACTACAAATCTGGTGGACTCCGCTTAAACCCTAACTTATATGAGTCCGGGAGAATCTGTCTGAGTCTCCTGAATACTTGGACTGGTGCAGGCTCTGAAGTTTGGAACCCCAGAAGCTCCACAATTCTACAAGTCCTTATCTCTCTGCAGGCCCTTGTCCTTAATGAGAAGCCTTATTTCAATGAGGCAGGATACGACCAACAAATCGGCAGAGCCGAGGGAGAGAAGAACTCTGTGAGTTATAATGAGAATGCCTTCCTTGTCACAACCAAATCAATGTTGTATCTGCTAAGAAATCCACCTAAG CATTTTGAGGCACTTTTGGAAGAACACTTCAGAAAACGGTCCAAACATATTCTTCTTGCATGTAAAGCATATATTGAAGGAGCTCCAATTGGGTGTGGTTTTGAATGTGCAAAAACTGAGCTTGAAAACCAGAAGGGGACTTCCACAGGGTTTAAAATTATGCTTTCTAAGATCCTCCCCAAGCTAGTAGAGGCCTTTTCTGATATGGGAATTGATTGCAGTCATTTTGTAGAGCACCAAAATTCAGTTCCCTGGTAA